Proteins encoded within one genomic window of Microbacterium sp. zg-B185:
- a CDS encoding Fe-S protein has product MDALEVLRQIVVLIHLSGFAVLFGAWAVEVYNRRVQTTSLMSIGLTISFVAGLILAAPWGISYDLNYVKIGVKLVVLIIIGALLGIGSARERKGGSIPPAAFWLVGILTLLNAGIALLWR; this is encoded by the coding sequence ATGGACGCTCTCGAAGTGCTTCGTCAGATCGTCGTACTCATCCACCTCAGCGGCTTCGCGGTCCTGTTCGGCGCCTGGGCGGTGGAGGTCTACAACCGTCGCGTGCAGACCACTTCGCTGATGAGCATCGGCCTGACCATCTCATTCGTCGCGGGGCTGATTCTGGCGGCGCCATGGGGGATCTCCTACGACCTGAATTACGTCAAGATCGGCGTGAAGCTGGTGGTGCTGATCATCATCGGCGCACTGCTGGGCATCGGATCCGCGCGGGAGCGCAAGGGCGGGAGCATCCCTCCGGCGGCGTTCTGGCTGGTCGGCATCCTGACCCTGCTCAACGCAGGCATCGCGCTGCTCTGGCGCTGA
- the ribH gene encoding 6,7-dimethyl-8-ribityllumazine synthase, which translates to MSGKGAPIVGGSDASSLNVVVVAGTWHQVITDGLIAGAERTLEAAGATWQLVRVPGSFELALAAQAAFAAGADAVVALGVIIRGGTPHFDYVSAAATDGLTRVALDAGRPVGFGLLTLDDEQQGLDRAGLPGSHEDKGAEAADAAVRTALVLAQLRA; encoded by the coding sequence ATGAGCGGGAAGGGTGCGCCGATCGTCGGCGGCAGCGACGCGTCGTCCCTGAACGTGGTGGTCGTGGCCGGGACCTGGCACCAGGTCATCACCGACGGTCTGATCGCCGGCGCAGAGCGCACCCTGGAGGCGGCGGGCGCGACGTGGCAGCTCGTGCGCGTCCCCGGCTCGTTCGAGCTGGCGCTCGCGGCGCAGGCGGCGTTCGCCGCCGGCGCCGACGCGGTCGTCGCGCTCGGCGTCATCATCCGGGGCGGAACACCGCACTTCGACTACGTCTCGGCGGCCGCGACCGACGGCTTGACCCGGGTGGCGCTGGACGCCGGCAGGCCGGTCGGCTTCGGCCTGCTCACCCTCGACGACGAGCAGCAGGGACTGGACCGGGCTGGCCTGCCGGGCTCTCACGAGGACAAGGGCGCCGAAGCGGCGGATGCCGCCGTCCGCACCGCCCTGGTGCTCGCACAGCTGCGCGCCTGA